TGAATCATCGCCGCGGCATCTTCCGCGGAGCACTTCTTGCTTGTAATCCAGTTCATAATATTCAATTCAATAGCAACTAGTTGTTTTTTATACCGCATTAAAAAAACAGACCACTTTTATAATCGACATTCTTACACATCATTCTCATCTGTCGGCAAATGTATCAAATCTCCAAAAGTTCTATCCCATTCTTTGGGTGAAAACGGCGCCATTCCGGAACCTGGGAAAAAAGTTAATTCTCCAAAATAAATAGTTCCATTGACATTATATAAATCAACTCGAATAAAATGAAAATTTTCGGAAAGTTTGGTCGCAAGTTCGACCATCTTTTCAAAATTTTGTGGTTTAGGCAAGTTTTCTTTCGAAAAGCTATGACCTTTTTTGATTGGCATATGATTCCAATTCAAATCAAAATAATCAAAAGTCAAATTGGAGCTTCTATTTCCACATACCAAAACACAATAAGGGCGGCCTTCAAAACAATAGAATTTGTAATCTTTCAAATCCGAATCTGACTCCAAAAATTTTTCCGCTATAACTCGACGAGGCACTTTTGCATACGGGTACTCTCTATTTTGAATTACATAGGTTCGTTTTAATCCTTTACGAATTTTTTTCCTTACTTCTTCAAAATCAAGTTTCTTCTTATCCTTGCAAACAACCAAGCCACCACTATCATGAGTACACTTCAAAACAAACTGAAGAGGAAGTCGGTCGAAATCAATTTCTTCTGCATTATTAAAACTCGCTATTGTAGGAATAATGTATTCACGTCCTATTTTCGAAGCCACGTAATCTTTCACTGCTGCTTTATCCACTAAACAGGTATATTCCTCATGTCGATCATAAACTTTCATCCATTGAAGTTTTTCACTAAATGTTTTTGGATGTTTCCAATCCATCCAATATCCAAATCGAGTCCAAAACTTAATGCTGAGATACAATTTATCCGGCAAGCAACGAGCTATCGTCCTAGACACATGATAGCGAATTTTCCAAAATTGTCTTTTACTCATATTTTACCCTCACCTTATATTCAATTTATCAAAAATATTCATCCATTTATTGACAATTTCACTTACCAAATAACACTTAGACCGTTTTACGGCATTCATTTGACATTCATGACGATAGCGCTCATCTAAAATCATCTTTTCTATACAAGAAGCCAAAGCATCAACATCCTCTACAGAGCAAAGCAACCCTTCTTTTTCATTTGTAATAATTTCACGCTGTCTTCCTTTGTAGTCACAAGCAACGCAAGCGCAACCTTGAGACATTGCTTCAGTTAGCACCATGCCAAAGCCCTCATATCGACTGCTTAAAACAAAAATTGACGCTTTTTGATATTGTTCAAGCATGTCAACAAAACCTAATAAATCCACCTGCGACGCAATTTTTTTTTCATTAATAATCTTTTGCAAATATTCTGGATTTCCATCTCCAGCAATCTTTAACTTCCAATTTGGATATTTGAATGCGATTTGGCTCCATGCATCTATCAACAAATCAAAGCCCTTATAGTGCCAAGCATTCAAACGCCCAGCTGCCAAAATACTTTCTTCTTTATCAGGTATATTCTGCACAGGCACGAATGAAACGGGGTTCGGCAAAACATATGTATTAGAAGTAAAGTCTGCTCCCATTTTTTTGGTTAAGAAATCCTTATCTGCCTGAGTTAAAACGGTTACAGCATCAAACAACTTGTTTGTCGCAAATTTTTGTTCATATTGAATTTTCTTCATTGGAGCTGAGGCAGGACGCTCATAAGAATTATGTTCCGTTATAATTATTGGAACCTGACGCAATCCCTTCATGGCTTTCTTTATTTTCATCCCCCATTGTGGCAAAACACATATCACCACATCGGGGTTCGATTTTTTCAAAATGTGACGAATTTTTCGGGTCTTAATAAACTGGGGAATAATTTTCGTTGCAATCTTGTCGTTTAAGGCACATTCATAATATATGTTGCTTTCAGAGGGAACCTCATAAGTTACCGGCGAGCTGTAGCTTCCAAGCAAAAAATCAACCGAAAGCCCTTCTTGGACAAAACCTTTTGCCCACATAGAAGCAACTCTTTCTGCACCACCATGAGTTAAGCGCCAAACACAAAGTAAAATTTTCATATTCATTCCTTTTTCGGTAGAATCAATTGCAGCATTAAAGAATCAAGATCTTTAGATGATTTTCTTATTCCAAAACCGGCCCCATTCATGCCCCATAATGTATAGGAAATATTATTTTCTCTAAGAACATGAACTAAATCGTTAAACCAAGAATATCGAACAGAATCCGGCACTGTTCGTCGACATCCAAATTCTCCAACATTTAAACGAAGCCCATATTTTTTTGCAACAACGACAGCCTTTTCTATTTCTAAACGCATTGTATTTATATCAAAATTTTTTTTTGCATAAGCATATTTCTTTTTTAGGGAATCTGGCATTTTTTCAAATTGATCTTGAGGAATTGTCGATCCCGGATATACGACAGGCCCTTCATAATAACGAGCAGAGCTCCAATGAGCCTTGTAATGAGTTAACACATTAGGCTTGTAGAAATGAAATGTCAGTATCAAGTTCTTATCTGTTTTCGGAAGGTTTAGATACTTAAACGTCCACAACTGATTCCCTCTATTCGAGCCGATAAAAAGCATTCGTTCGGGCTCTTTTTCTCTAATAAAATTAATCCATTTAAAGACTAATTCATTCCATGCATCGTGACTATCTTTTGGTGCAGCAGGCTCATTCAAACATTCATACGCCAAAAAATCTACAGGATAACGCATTAACATATTTTGCAATTTTTCCCAAATCTCAAAGAAATGCGCTTTACTTTTTTCATTAAAAAAAAGGGGGCTTCCGTCTTTGCCAAAATGATGATCTCTAGTAACATGCAAATCCAAAACAACTTTCACACCCAATTTTATACAATACTCAATTCGGTCATCTAAAACCGCTATCACGTTTTCCCTAAAATTCAAGTCATCGTCAAAAAGACTTTCCTCACTAACCGGAATCCGAACATGATCAAAGCCAAGTTCTTTCAAAAAAACAATTTTGGTCCTTGTGCACATCGTATCTAACGTCAATGAATCTAAGGTTTTAACCTCCAACCAATTATTGAGATTAATTCCTCTCTCGATAAAAAAAAGTTGATTATCTATTTCTTTAGGAAATGGCTTTGTCACAAAAAAAGCCACACAAATAAAAAAACAAAAAAAACTCACTAAGACATTCATTTTTCTAAATATTTCTTAGGGACAATATTGCAAAAAACTGATGGCGAAAAGAATCTAGAACAAATGAAAAGAAAAGTCAATGAAGTAAAACCAGATGCAAAAGAATTACTTATTGACGCAAGGAGCACATACAAAGATATTATTTCTATTTTCACTCTCGTTGGATACTCTTTAAAAAATTTACACAGCAATTTTCCATACAAAAAATATGCGACAAATGTAAAAAGCAAGCCAAACAGTAAAATATGTATTATAAAGAAACTTTCAATTATAAGGACTCTCATTTCCAACATTACATTTTGCAAATTTTGCATTGACATACCCCAAACAAAATTTCGCCAATTTGAATCGAGCAAATACTCATACATTCTTGAGCGCACATCAATTGAACTATCATCAGCAGATATATGAATTAATCTTGAACCAAAACCCAAATAGAACGCAAATAGAGCAAATATACATACTATTACAAGCAGTAGAACAGCAATTATGTTTTTACTCATACTTTTTTTCATATGAGTAAAAACATAATAAAATAAATACGCAAGACTAACAACGATTGACATTCGTCCCTGAAAACACAAAAGAGAAAGAAAGCCCAAGGTCCACAAGAAAATTTTCACCTTTAATTTTAAATCACTATTCAAAATAAATGCAAGCATACCACTCACAATCAATGCGCTTGTCAAGCTTGCTCCAGCTAATGCGACAGATCTATTCACGACTCGGAATCCAGCAAGGCCGTCTTCATATGTAGTATTTTGATAATTTAATATATGAAAATGTCCTAAATATTCAATAATGGCAAAAGAGACGGTCAAAAAGAAGAACCCCGTCACGCAAAAATACATTATTTGAAAATATTTCTTATTATTATAAAATAAACTTTCGTCTGGAATTGTAAAGGCTACCATCATCGGTAACGCCATAATTAGGATACTTTGTACAGAGCCCGAAAGCATTCCTGTGAAGGATCTAACAACAAATAAGATTATAAAGAATACTCCAAAAGCCCTAAGCAACGAATCTTTTTGTTTCTTTTGACACAAGGAAAAAAAAGTCAAAACAAACATAAAATACAGTACATATTGCTTCACATGCAAAGTCGAAGCAATGTTAGGTAACAAGAAGAAAAAAGCCAAAAGTACAATGTATTTCAAAGACATTTTAGAATTTACTCATCACAAAAATCATGATTCATTGATTTATCCAAGGGATAAACACTTTCATTCGGATGTTCCGCAAAAAACTTCCATATTTGCATTTCAAACTTTTTATTATTAATACGCCTGAGGCCCGAAGAAAGTAATTTTGCGGGAATTCCGCCAATAGAAGATTCCTCGGGAATATTAGACATATCCTTATTTACTAAACTATGGCTTGCAACAATCGTTTTATTTGGAATTACCGCACCAGCAGCAATTGTCGATGAATTACAAATCCAACAAGAGTCGCCAATACGAATCGGTTTACAATATCTTCCAACCGTTCCCTTTTCAAAATTCGCAACAAAATGAAAGTTTGAATCTAAAATTTGGCAACGATGGGTAATTCTTGTAAAATTTCCTACTTTAACATATTTATGCGCTGTTATATTACAACAGTGCATAATCTTAGCGTTTGCGCCTACATCCAAAACCCCATTTCGTCCTACATTGATTTTATTCGCTGTATATATAAGACAAGGCCCCCTAAAAAGGATTTTCCCCCAATTATTAATAGCGGTACTTTCACCGGGATTTGATGGAGCCCCTGAATTCGTCTGATTTAAACGAATCATACCGCATTTACATTTCTCAACGCATTCCATATCCCCATAAAGAGCGAAGAGTTTCGGCCAGCCATACACAAAAACAGGAAATCTTATAGCCTGCTTAAAGGGAAAGCTTCGAAAATTTAAATATAGTGTAATTAACGGATTAAACCAATTTCGATAAGGCAAAGATTCAATCCAACGACAATAAAACTGTCCCAATTTCCAAAAAACCTTTTCTTTTCTGCCTTTTTTCATTTTTTTAAGACCTTTTTCTTGAAAACAACCAACAATGCTTTACGTTCAACCGCATTCAACCCAATAAAACAGATAGTCAAAAGATTAATAATCATTACTAAAGAACCTAAAGCCACTCTATGCGTCACAGATTCACTCATTAAACCGTGCATAATTAAGCCTATTCCTCCAGATAAAGCCACTAAGCCAACTATTGGAAAAAGCACCTTCTTAATATATTCTACTAAAGACAAGGGAATGTATTTTTTTATTATAAAAAGAACCACCCAAATATACACAAATCGAACACAAATATTTGTAATGAAAACACTTGCCGCTGGAAAACCGAGTTTTAGAAAAACATAGGAAATCGGGAAACTCATCAAAAAAACAGAACTTCCAATACAAATATACCTTTTCAGTTTTCCCACAGCAAGCGCTATTGACCATATAGGATTATTGAGAATATTCACTAAGGAATAAGCTAGTATCAAATTAACAAATAATCCCGTATTTTCAGGAACCTCTTTCAACCAAACAGAGAGAACCACATCAACGCAAAGCATCATCGGCAAGCAAAAGAACCAAAGCAAAAAAAACGAATACTTAGACGTTCCATAAAACAATTTCATTAAATAGTCATAATCTTGGGCCGCGTACGATTTTGTCAATTGTGGCCTAACAGAAACAAAGAAATTTGTCGCATAATTATTAATTGCATGATTTAAATGCGATGCAATCGCCTTGGCGGCATTAACAACAGGCCCAAAGAAAATATTTAACAAAATATCAATGCCTTGATTATTTATCGCCCATACCGCTGTGCCAACAGAATTCCACCCAATCATTGAAAAAGTTTCTTTCACATCATTTCGATTAAGCAAAAAATGAAATTTACATTCTGCATATTTTCTTTTGCAATACAGGTAATAAAAAAACTGTATAGAAAAAGCAACCAAAACGAGAAGTACAGAATACATTATTAGTCTATCAACTGGAGACAGAGAAATCAAAAAAGCTATACCTAACTTAGCCAAGCCCTCATAAATTCCAACATAAGAGTATATCTTCATGTTTTCATGAGCAATTATAGCAGAATTATAAACAACACCAAGAAGGGTCACAACTAATGAAACAACCATTAACTGAAAAGTCCAAAATGCAGCGGTCATCCTCCCTGCAGGAATTACTAGTTTATTATACAGGAACCACATCCCCACCGTTTCTGCCAATAAGACAATAACTAGAGCAATAAGAATATACAATGTCTGGTGTTGGCAGAACGTTTTTAATGCAAGATCCGCATTTTCTTTTCCTAAAGCAACGTTCAAATAGCGCTGTGTTACATTTGACAACGAAGAGCGAAAAAAGACAAACATTGATGTCAATCCGCCAACAACGCTATGAATACCATAATCAACAACACCGAGTTTATCAAGAACCACTCGTGATGTATAAAAAGCAATGAACATAACAAAAAGCATTCGGAAATAAAGAAACAAAGTGTTCTTTAAAATCCGTTTACTTTTTGTCGATTCCGATTCAGCCATCATTATCAGAAAAACTATTTCAAGTAATACTCAGCATACCATTCCGCAAACTTTCTCAATCCTTCGCGGAGTGGAGTGGAGGGTTTGAAGCCGAAATCTTGCTCCAGGGCAGTCGTGTCGGCGTAAGTTACAGGCACATCGCCGGGCTGCATGGGAACGAGCTCCTTGTGCGCTTCGAAGTCGTAATCGGCAGGAAGCACCTTCGCACGGACAAGTTCTTCTTGGAGGATTGTCACAAAATCGAGCAGATTTTCTGGATGGTTATTACCGATATTGTAAACCTTGTACGGCGGAAGCGGGAGACCGTCTTCGCCGTTCTGCTTTTCGGGGGCATGTTGCATAACGCGGACAACACCTTCGACGATATCATCGACAAATGTGAAGTCGCGCTTGCACTTGCCGTAATTGAAAATCTGGATAGTCTTGCCAGCCTTGAGCTTGTTGGTGAAGCCGAAATACGCCATATCGGGGCGACCGGCAGGGCCATAGACGGTAAAGAAGCGAAGGCCTGTGCTGGGGATGTTGTAGAGTTTGCTGTAGGCATGCGCCATGAGTTCGTTGCTCTTTTTGGTAGCGGCATACAGCGAAACCGGATTATCGACCTTGTCGTCGGTGGAATACGGAATCTTCTTGTTGCTGCCATACACGCTGGAGGAGCTGGCATACACGAGGTGTTCGACTTCAAAATGCCGGCACGCTTCTAGGATATTGTAGAATCCGATGAGATTGCTCTGGATATAGGCATCCGGGTTCGTGATGGAATAGCGAACGCCTGCCTGGGCGGCGAGGTTCACGACAACGGCAAAGCGGTATTTTTCGAAGAGACTGTCAATGGCAACCTTGTCAGCGAGGTTCGCTTTGACGAAGGTCCATTTTTTTCCAGTTGAGGTCGCGAGGGATTCGATTTCCTTAAGACGTTCGAGCTTGATGTTCACGTCGTAATAATCGGTGATGGAATCAAGGCCCACGAGTTCCGAACAATTATAGTCATTGAGTAGCTTTTTGCAGAGGTTGCAACCGATGAATCCGGCGGCTCCGGTCACTAAAACAGTTCTTCCGTCTAGAATAACATTCTTGTCAAGCATAACTAGCATCCAATCGCACTATACTCGAAGCCAGCTTCGGCGAGTTCTTTCGCGTCGTAAATGTTGCGACCGTCAATGATGAGCGCGTTCTTCATGGACTTCTTCATCACGCCGAAGCTCGGCATGCGGAACTGCTTCCATTCGGTCACGAGCAACAAGGCGTCGGCATCGAGCAATGCTTCGTACATGTCGTTGCAGTACGTGACGATGTCGCCCACGCGACGTTTGCATTCGTTCATTGCAACCGGGTCATACACGCGGACGGTAGCACCGGCCTTAGTGAGCAAGTCAATCAGCACGAGGGCGGTCGCTTCGCGCATATCGTCAGTTTCCGGCTTGAAAGCGAGGCCCCACATGGCAATCGTCTTGCCTTTGAGGTTTGCTTCGCCGCCAAAGCGCTTCGCAAGCTTATGAAAAAGCACCGTCTTCTGGTATTCGTTCACGTCTTCGACAGCCTTCAGCACGCCCATCTTGTAGCCGTTCTTTTCGGCGGTCTTGATGAGGGCCTTCACGTCCTTCGGGAAACAGCTTCCACCGTAGCCGCAGCCAGGGTAAAGGAACTTGGAACCGATGCGGGTGTCGCTACCGATGCCCTTGCGGACCATGTTCACGTCGGCGCCCACAAGTTCGCAGAGGTTCGCAATGTCATTCATAAAACTGATGCGGGTCGCGAGCATGGAGTTCGCTGCGTACTTGATCATTTCTGCACTCGGGATGTCGGTGAAAATCACGCGGAAGTTGTTGAGCATCATCGGGCGGTACAGGCGGGTCATGAGTTCCTTCGCCTGTTCGCTTTCGACACCTACTACCACACGGTCAGGTTTCATGAAGTCCGTGATGGCAGAACCTTCTTTGAGGAATTCCGGATTGCTCGCCACGTCGAACGGGACCTTCACGCCGCGCTTGTCGAGCTCTTCCTGGATGGCGGCCTTGACCTTCTTAGCGGTACCGACCGGAACAGTAGACTTAGTCACGAGAACGGTGTATTTTTTGATGTTCTGACCGAAAGTGCGTGCCACGGCGAGAACATACTGCAAGTCTGCAGAACCATCTTCATCCGGGGGCGTACCCACGGCGCTGAAAACCATCTCGACATCGTCAAGGATGCTCGCCAAGTCGGTCGTAAACTTCAGGCGGCCTTCGCGCTGATTGCGCAGGACCATCTCGTCGAGACCCGGTTCGTAAATGGGGATTTCGCCCTTCTGGAGAGATTCAATCTTTGCCTGGTTCACATCCACGCATGTCACATTGACGCCCATTTCAGCAAAACATGTGCCGCTAACGAGTCCAACATAACCGGTTCCAACAATCGCAATATTCATATTTTTTCCTTAAATTTCAGGATTTAATCTCTATTTTTCCTGGTACCAATTTTTCCTTCAAAAACTTCACCGGAAAGCAAAATGTAGCCAGCAAATACCGTTTCCGTGTATGCTTTTCCTTAATCATGCGGTACACAAAGCGGAGGTTCAGCGCATCAAAAAATCTAGGGTAGTAGGTGATCTTTTTCCTTGCCGTCTGCGAAATAAACCCGCCGCACGTAAAGGCGATACCGCCGTATCCGGCATTTTTCAGGCGCTCTAGGAACCTTTCCTGCCGCACTATCCCCATCCCGCAAATCACAAAGTCCGGGTTGACGCGCATGATTTTCTCGATTTCGGTGTCAATTTCACGCTCGTCGGCAAAGTAACCGTTGCGGAACCCGACAAAGTTCAGCTCGGGGTAGTGTTCGCTGAATATGGAGACCGACCGTTCCACTTCGTCCTGCTTGCCGGCCACGATATAGATGCTCTTGCCGTGGACTTCGGAGTAGCGGAAGAGTTCCGGGGCAAGCGACGTCATGTCGAAGCTGCGGCGCTTGACGTGTTTGCGGTAGAGCCACTTGATGGCAATGGCCAGGAACTTGCCGTCGACAAAAATTCCGTCGAATTTTGAAAAAAGGTCCCTGTTCTTGAGGGCGTCCAGGTACGAGACCGGGTTGAGGAAGGTGTAGATTTTCCCCCTGTCCTCGAACATTTCCGTATAGCACGGGTTCGTCGCGACTATCTTCTGGACCAAGACTGATTTGGGCATAATCAAGCTATTTCCCCATTACAAGGAACTTCGGGTAGTGGTTCGGTCAACAAAATGTCACTATACAACATCATCGCAAGGGTCTCGAGTATTCTATTAGGTAAAAATTTAGAAAATTACAGATATGCTACAAGGGGGTTACATCTTTTATAGCGGAGAAACATGGTGTTGCTTACAACATAGTGATATAGAACACGCTCTCCTAAGGAGCATACGAAGAATCTTTAGCGTAAAGTTTCGAAAATAAACTAGCCCCGAAGCGGGACGCTTCGGGGCGGTAGTCAGGTAAATCCGTAGGGATTTTAGCCCTCTTCGAGGGCTTCCTTGTACTCGTCGACTGTGGCGATGTATTCGTCGATCATGTCGTCCTTGGAATCGAGGTAGGCAAGGATCTTTTCCAGATGCTCTTTCTTGAACACGGCCTTGAGCTGACGGCTTGCGTGGCCGCGGTAGCCCCATTCCTTGAGGATTTCGTCGGTCACGACGAAGGAGTCGTTCATCGACACGAAGCGCATCGGGCCGTAGACTGCCCAGTTGTGTTCCATCTGCATGCATTCCGGTTCTTCCATTTCGGGGTGAGCCAGGTAGCGCTGGATGTGGCGGGTGCGCACGTCCTTGATCTTGTCGATGCGCATATAGCCCATAATCAGGTACTTGTTGCGGAGTTCGGAATCGCTGAGGCCTTCGTAGCGGGTTCCGAAAAGAATGTAGCGGCTCTTAGCCTTGAGGATGGCGTTGATAGCCTTCACGTTGTAGCAGCTCATGAGGCCGTAGGTGCTGGTTTCGTAGTTGGGTTCGTAAAGGAAACCCTTGCCGTTCTCGTTCAACTGGTCGCGGACCGGCATTTCGGACTGGTGGCTGGTTTCGACGTAGAGCAGGCTTCCGGCGGCATTGCCGCGGTAGTCCTGCCAACCTTCGAGATTGATCTGTGTTTTAGGCATTTTGACATCCACTCTAGTTAGGTTAAACTTTGGGAACCCCGAACTTTTGGCCCGGAGTCCCCTTTTTATAAAAATCCTACAAGCGGACTACTTATGGTAGTCCGTTGCCTATTTTCAACATGCAAGATACAAATTTATAAGCTAGAAGGTGACCGACTCCGCCGAAAAACCCGTCATTCCAAAGAGAGATGCCCCTTTTTCGAAGAATTTCGCGGTATCGGTCGTCAAAAAATGAGTTTTTCCATCTTTTGTAAGGCGCGCATCCATTTCCGGATGGCGTTTCAGGTAGTCCACGGTCTTTTCGGACACGATGTCACCTTGGAAAACGAGGTTCACGTTCGCGGGTAGCGCCGAGCGGATCGCCCCTTCCAGGAGCGGGTAATGGGTACAGGCAAGCAGCACGGTATCGATTTCCGGATCCTCGACCAGGAGGACGTCCACGTCCTTTTTTACAAAGAACTTCGCCCCTTCGGATTCACGTTCACCGTATTCCACCAGCGGAACCCACATGGGGCATGCATGCTGCGTCACGTGCAGCTCGGGGTAGAAATGGTTGATTTCAATCAGGTAGCTGCCCGAAGATACTGTACCCACGGTCCCGAAAATGCCAATATGTCCCGACTTGCTGAACTTGCCGATTTCTTCGGCGGTAGGCCGCACAATGCCGAGCACTCGCCTGTCGGGAAACTCGTAAGGGAGCACATCCTGCTGGATGCTCCGAAGCGCCTTGGCCGATGCCGTATTGCACGCCAATATCACCAGCGGGCATCCGCGGCGGAACAGTTCGCGCACCGCCTGCAGCGTGTAACGAAATATAGTCTCGAAAGTCCTCGAGCCATAAGGGGCGCGCGCATTGTCGCCCAGATAAAGGTAGTCGTACTGCGGAAGCGCCTGTTGCAGATTCCTAAGAATCGTGAGGCCGCCAAAGCCCGAATCGAACACGCCGATCACAGGGCGTCCTCCATCATCTTGTGAACCATAGGGAGCATATCGACTTTCGGGTCGAACTTCGCATTTTCCTTGCGACATTCCAGAACATCCACTGGGGAGAGCACCTTCACGTTCACCTTGCAGCGTCCCCAACCTTTACGGCGTTCCCATACGGGGCCGGAGCCCTTGATGACAAGCGGGAGAAGGATGGCGTCGTTTTCGCAGGCAAAGCGGAACACGCCACTTTTGAAAGTGCCGAGCGCACCGGTCTTGCTGCGGGTGCCTTCGGGGAATATAAAGATTCTTGACGATTGGTTCCTTTCGGCGATGGCCTTGCGCACGGCACGCGCCGCGCCGCCCTTTTCGCGATTCACCAACACGCAGCCAATCTTGAGCATCCAGAAATGCAAAAACGGAATACGGCCTAGCGACTGCTTTGCCACGAAACCCACGGTTTTCTGAATGGCGAGAAATACGATCGGAATATCGACGAACGAATTGTGGTTGCCGACAACAAATACGGGGCGGCACCAATCCACCTTGCCAAGCTCCGCCTGGTTTTCAATGGAGAGGTCCACCCGCAACAGATACATGCACAGGCGAGAAAATTCCTGAATCTTGTAGTCCAGCCAAACGTCCAGTTTCTTGCCGTAGCGCAACTTGAAAAAAGGAAGCAAGAGTATATGCACGAACATATACAATAGCACCACTGTCGCCACATAGATTTTAAACAAGATTACCGGCATACAAAAATTCCAACTGCGATTCCGGTTTGTATCAAGAGACATGTCAGCGCGCATACCCGTGGGCATACCTCTTGGCAAAAAGCGAGAACGCCTGAACTTGCGCAGCTTGCCTTTCCAGAATCTACGCCTGCAATATAACAAAATCAGATAGGCCTCGGCGCGGGTCACACCGACATAATAAAGCCTACGTTCCTCTTCTAGCTGCTTTTTTCGGGCAGCCCGGTTCCCGGTACACTCTCCGGGCGTGAGTTTTTCGCAAAGTCCGGCATAGTACACGACCGCATACTGTAGTCCCTTTGAAGCATGTACGGTTTCGACATGGACTCCGTCTTCGACACTCACCTCGGGCAAGACCTCGCCCGACTCCGTTTCTGCCGCACTCGATACAATGTCGCCCGCCACGGGGATCCCGTAGTCACGAAGTGCCTGTTCGTAATAAAGGCGTTGCCGATTGTAGCGCACCAGAATGGCAAACTGCATCCACTTGAGATCGTAACCTAGCCGAAGTTCCTTGATTGACTCGACGATTTTCAGGATTTCTTCGACAGGGTTTTCGGATTTCCAAACTTCGGGCTTGCGGTTTTCCTTGTACAGAGGATTTCCGCCTGATCCGTTCAGGTTCCCCGCGCGCAGCACCTTGCGCAAGTGGAGAGGCTTGTTCTTGAAGATTTCATTTGCAAGGTAGAGGATATTCGGAACGGAGCGGTAATTCCATTCCAGGCGAATGAGCGTACTTTCCTTGAAGTCTTCGCAAAAGCGTTCGATATTCCCGATGTCTGCCCCGCGGAACCCGTAGATGGCCTGGTCGTCATCCCCCACCACGAACAGCTGCTTACGATCGCCAAGCAGATTCTTTACCAACCGGTA
This genomic stretch from uncultured Fibrobacter sp. harbors:
- a CDS encoding UvrD-helicase domain-containing protein, which produces MDAEKILKGLNSDQRAAVLHDHEKNAQLLILAGAGSGKTSVLTKRIQYRILCGVEPEKILALTFTAKAAAEMRERVQKLFPDAGVRLCTFHSLALYMLKCRVPPLRQAQGPVGKFTEQCRSELALWQVQSPSDKFTEQGRSELVDEPVESQGSYAYELLGFKKMPSPTESSERDFAREVSKLKLRAKVSRERLFSDEYGEAVTAKLAPLRESVFQSGQVVFEDLIYLAIRLLETNAAAREYFREMWKEILVDEYQDINPSQYRLVKNLLGDRKQLFVVGDDDQAIYGFRGADIGNIERFCEDFKESTLIRLEWNYRSVPNILYLANEIFKNKPLHLRKVLRAGNLNGSGGNPLYKENRKPEVWKSENPVEEILKIVESIKELRLGYDLKWMQFAILVRYNRQRLYYEQALRDYGIPVAGDIVSSAAETESGEVLPEVSVEDGVHVETVHASKGLQYAVVYYAGLCEKLTPGECTGNRAARKKQLEEERRLYYVGVTRAEAYLILLYCRRRFWKGKLRKFRRSRFLPRGMPTGMRADMSLDTNRNRSWNFCMPVILFKIYVATVVLLYMFVHILLLPFFKLRYGKKLDVWLDYKIQEFSRLCMYLLRVDLSIENQAELGKVDWCRPVFVVGNHNSFVDIPIVFLAIQKTVGFVAKQSLGRIPFLHFWMLKIGCVLVNREKGGAARAVRKAIAERNQSSRIFIFPEGTRSKTGALGTFKSGVFRFACENDAILLPLVIKGSGPVWERRKGWGRCKVNVKVLSPVDVLECRKENAKFDPKVDMLPMVHKMMEDAL
- the murI gene encoding glutamate racemase, with translation MIGVFDSGFGGLTILRNLQQALPQYDYLYLGDNARAPYGSRTFETIFRYTLQAVRELFRRGCPLVILACNTASAKALRSIQQDVLPYEFPDRRVLGIVRPTAEEIGKFSKSGHIGIFGTVGTVSSGSYLIEINHFYPELHVTQHACPMWVPLVEYGERESEGAKFFVKKDVDVLLVEDPEIDTVLLACTHYPLLEGAIRSALPANVNLVFQGDIVSEKTVDYLKRHPEMDARLTKDGKTHFLTTDTAKFFEKGASLFGMTGFSAESVTF
- a CDS encoding WecB/TagA/CpsF family glycosyltransferase, whose amino-acid sequence is MPKSVLVQKIVATNPCYTEMFEDRGKIYTFLNPVSYLDALKNRDLFSKFDGIFVDGKFLAIAIKWLYRKHVKRRSFDMTSLAPELFRYSEVHGKSIYIVAGKQDEVERSVSIFSEHYPELNFVGFRNGYFADEREIDTEIEKIMRVNPDFVICGMGIVRQERFLERLKNAGYGGIAFTCGGFISQTARKKITYYPRFFDALNLRFVYRMIKEKHTRKRYLLATFCFPVKFLKEKLVPGKIEIKS